From Desulfobacterales bacterium, the proteins below share one genomic window:
- the lptC gene encoding LPS export ABC transporter periplasmic protein LptC codes for MHRKTRLKIFFIGAGLLLITILLISFFSSPKNNGEPAPPDKPAQKKAELSINNFHHTATQGGKTQWQLKARSAEFLSNKNHVRLTEVSVVFFLDSSASEASLTADKGLLDLKTNNMRVSGHVTVENRRYLLTTEILKYNHDSHIISTQSGVNIAGPAIELTADTLTVDLAAGKFECQGHVKGSINAAENF; via the coding sequence TTGCACCGGAAAACCAGGCTTAAAATATTTTTCATCGGCGCCGGCCTTCTTTTAATAACTATATTGCTCATATCTTTCTTTTCTTCCCCGAAAAACAATGGTGAACCGGCACCGCCGGATAAACCGGCGCAGAAAAAAGCCGAGCTCTCGATTAATAATTTTCATCACACTGCCACCCAGGGGGGCAAAACCCAATGGCAGCTTAAGGCCCGATCTGCCGAATTCCTCTCGAATAAAAATCATGTCCGGCTAACGGAGGTCAGTGTTGTTTTTTTTCTGGATTCATCGGCATCAGAGGCTTCCCTGACCGCGGACAAGGGGCTTTTGGACTTAAAAACCAATAATATGCGGGTTTCCGGTCATGTCACTGTTGAAAATCGCCGTTATCTGCTGACAACCGAGATCTTGAAATACAATCATGACTCGCATATAATATCAACCCAGAGCGGCGTCAATATTGCCGGCCCGGCCATTGAGCTGACAGCCGACACCCTGACAGTGGATTTGGCAGCCGGCAAATTTGAATGCCAGGGGCATGTGAAAGGAAGCATTAATGCGGCTGAAAATTTTTAA
- a CDS encoding HAD-IIIA family hydrolase gives MTDKRFKPIQLLLTDVDGVLTDGAIAYTEDQTETKVFNVRDGLGIKMLHQSGIRTGIVTGRSSAALLRRCRELGIQMVYDNVKDKGAVFDRISQHTGLPASAIAFMGDDLPDLPMFKKAGLAIAVADAHSMVCEQADIITEKCGGRGAVREVCEMLLKSKGLWDPLIKQWT, from the coding sequence ATGACTGACAAACGATTTAAGCCAATCCAACTGCTTTTGACAGATGTTGACGGCGTGTTAACTGACGGTGCCATCGCCTATACTGAGGATCAGACCGAGACCAAGGTATTTAATGTCAGGGACGGCCTGGGCATTAAAATGCTTCACCAATCCGGCATCCGCACCGGGATTGTGACCGGGCGGTCATCGGCGGCGCTTTTGCGCCGCTGCCGTGAACTGGGCATTCAAATGGTCTATGATAATGTTAAGGACAAGGGCGCGGTTTTCGACCGGATTTCACAACATACCGGACTGCCGGCTTCGGCCATCGCCTTTATGGGCGATGATCTGCCGGATCTGCCCATGTTTAAAAAAGCCGGCTTGGCCATTGCTGTGGCAGATGCCCATTCAATGGTTTGTGAACAGGCGGATATCATCACCGAAAAATGCGGGGGGCGGGGCGCAGTGCGCGAAGTCTGTGAAATGCTCCTTAAATCCAAGGGCCTTTGGGACCCCCTGATCAAACAGTGGACATAA
- the kdsA gene encoding 3-deoxy-8-phosphooctulonate synthase, translating to MTQPVKIGGFSIGSGLPFALIAGPCVIENHETPYEIAARLKQLTERLDIPYIFKASYDKANRTSIHSFRGPGITEGLEVLSRIRQELGVPVLSDIHQLTDVAPAGRVLDVIQIPAFLCRQTDLLVEAAKTGKPLNIKKGQFLSPWDMTNVVEKIRHAGNNQILITERGAMFGYNNLVSDFRSIPIMQKTGCPVVFDATHSVQLPGGAGTASGGQREFAPLLAKAAIAVGADALFIEVHPDPDQALSDGPNAIKLDDVEKLLIRLKNIQQAVN from the coding sequence ATGACACAACCGGTCAAAATCGGCGGCTTCTCCATCGGCAGCGGCCTCCCCTTTGCTTTGATTGCCGGGCCCTGCGTGATTGAGAATCATGAAACGCCATATGAAATCGCTGCCCGGCTTAAACAATTGACCGAGCGGCTGGATATTCCCTATATCTTCAAGGCCTCCTATGATAAAGCCAACCGCACCTCTATTCATTCATTCCGGGGGCCCGGGATAACCGAAGGGCTTGAAGTGCTTTCGCGGATCAGACAGGAACTCGGGGTGCCGGTGCTCTCTGATATTCACCAGCTTACCGATGTCGCGCCCGCCGGCCGGGTCCTTGATGTTATACAGATCCCGGCTTTCCTGTGCCGCCAGACGGATCTGTTGGTTGAGGCGGCCAAGACCGGCAAGCCGTTAAACATCAAAAAAGGCCAGTTCCTCTCGCCCTGGGATATGACCAATGTGGTGGAAAAAATCCGGCATGCGGGCAACAATCAAATCCTGATCACGGAAAGGGGCGCTATGTTCGGATATAACAACCTGGTCTCGGATTTCCGAAGCATCCCGATTATGCAGAAAACCGGATGCCCCGTGGTTTTTGATGCCACGCACAGTGTCCAGCTGCCCGGCGGGGCGGGGACGGCTTCCGGCGGCCAGCGCGAGTTTGCCCCTTTGCTTGCCAAGGCGGCGATTGCTGTCGGGGCGGACGCCCTTTTCATTGAAGTCCATCCCGATCCCGATCAGGCGCTCTCAGACGGGCCCAATGCGATAAAGCTCGATGATGTTGAAAAGCTGCTAATCCGGCTCAAGAATATTCAGCAGGCGGTTAATTAG
- a CDS encoding M23 family metallopeptidase, with product MRFKRKEKGKRLKLFLVIILGAAIILPGGWFLWTKYEGSAPEIELDLEKDVIGAETEISCTIKDRFSGVGKLWVGLIKDGDETVLLEKSIDAGKKASPGAGRTVDFNITINTKELGLSDGPAVLRIAAWDHSWRNWWKGNVAYLEKELAFDTRPPRLTVLTNQHNVAQGGAGLVAYRLSETCEKSGVYVGEEFFPGYSGYFADEAIYVALFAMPYDHSVDTDLYVKAEDAAGNTARSGFYHYIRKQQFKTDILPISDRFLEWKMPEFQDQIALSEDASLIDRFLYVNQKLRKKNNQTLLDAGGRSERGFLWQGAFGRLPNSARRANFADHRVYTYNGENIDRAVHMGIDLASIRHAEVPAANAGKVVFAGEIGIYGNTVVIDHGFGLFSVYSHLSRINLNQGEHVAKGEIIGNTGTSGLAGGDHLHYGMFINHVYVNPVEWWDGTWIAHNITSKLDNIESMVN from the coding sequence ATGCGGTTTAAACGCAAAGAAAAGGGGAAGCGGCTCAAGCTTTTTCTCGTTATTATACTCGGTGCCGCCATCATTTTGCCGGGCGGATGGTTTTTGTGGACCAAGTACGAGGGCAGCGCCCCGGAGATCGAGCTGGATCTTGAGAAAGATGTGATCGGCGCGGAGACAGAGATCTCATGCACGATCAAAGACCGTTTCAGCGGGGTTGGAAAGCTGTGGGTGGGGTTAATCAAAGACGGCGATGAAACCGTGCTGCTTGAAAAATCGATCGATGCCGGTAAGAAAGCATCCCCTGGTGCAGGCCGTACCGTAGATTTCAATATCACCATTAATACCAAGGAACTGGGGCTATCGGACGGCCCGGCGGTTCTTCGGATTGCCGCCTGGGACCATTCCTGGCGTAACTGGTGGAAGGGAAACGTCGCCTATCTGGAAAAAGAACTGGCGTTTGACACCCGGCCGCCCCGGCTGACAGTGCTTACAAACCAGCATAATGTGGCCCAGGGCGGCGCCGGCCTGGTCGCCTATCGACTGTCCGAAACCTGTGAGAAAAGCGGGGTATATGTTGGAGAAGAATTTTTTCCCGGCTATAGCGGCTATTTTGCGGATGAGGCGATTTATGTCGCCCTGTTCGCGATGCCCTATGATCATAGTGTGGACACAGACCTGTATGTCAAGGCCGAGGATGCGGCGGGCAATACCGCAAGGAGCGGATTTTATCACTATATCCGGAAACAGCAGTTTAAAACCGATATTCTTCCGATATCAGACCGGTTTTTAGAATGGAAAATGCCGGAATTTCAGGATCAAATAGCACTCTCCGAAGACGCCTCCCTGATTGACAGGTTTCTCTACGTCAACCAGAAACTTCGGAAGAAGAATAACCAGACGCTTCTTGACGCCGGCGGGCGCTCTGAGCGCGGCTTTCTTTGGCAGGGGGCGTTTGGTCGGCTGCCGAATTCTGCCAGGCGCGCCAACTTTGCGGATCATCGGGTCTATACCTATAATGGAGAAAATATCGACAGGGCCGTTCACATGGGCATTGATCTGGCCTCCATCCGTCATGCAGAAGTTCCTGCGGCCAATGCCGGAAAAGTGGTTTTTGCCGGTGAGATCGGCATATACGGAAATACCGTGGTGATTGATCATGGATTCGGGCTGTTCAGCGTATATTCGCACTTAAGCCGGATCAATTTAAATCAGGGAGAGCACGTCGCCAAAGGCGAAATAATCGGCAACACCGGCACCTCGGGTCTGGCCGGCGGGGATCATTTGCATTATGGCATGTTTATCAATCATGTATATGTGAATCCGGTGGAATGGTGGGATGGGACCTGGATTGCGCACAATATTACATCCAAGCTCGATAATATCGAATCAATGGTCAACTAA
- a CDS encoding homocysteine biosynthesis protein yields the protein MAGYRVNKTYAEINEKIRSGEVVVATAEEIIDIVNEKGAVEAARTVDVVTTGTFSPMCSSGAFINFKQSSPTIKASKVWFNNVPAYGGLAAVDCFLGATEPCEEDPLNKVWPGEFNYGGGHVIQDLIAGRTIHMRATGYGTSCYPNREVEREITLDDLPQAILCNPRNGYQNYNCAINLTNKTIYTYLGTLKPKAGNANYSTAGQLSPLFNDPYYKTIGLGTRIFLGGGVGYVTWQGTQHKPSAQRSKGGIPMSPAGTLWVMGDLKQMSPDWIVGVSMQGYGVSLAVGLGVPIPILNEEMARYTAVSDADIHTQVVDYGNDYPNGVDRNYGYVSYAELKSGVIRIDDKEIPTVPISSVVKAREIARQLKKWIEKGQFFIGEPQFTLPVC from the coding sequence ATGGCGGGGTATCGCGTCAATAAAACCTATGCCGAAATCAACGAAAAAATCCGATCCGGGGAAGTGGTGGTGGCCACGGCCGAAGAAATTATCGATATCGTCAATGAGAAAGGGGCGGTGGAGGCTGCCCGGACTGTGGATGTGGTGACCACCGGGACTTTTTCCCCGATGTGCTCATCCGGCGCATTTATTAATTTCAAGCAGAGTTCGCCCACGATCAAGGCCTCGAAGGTCTGGTTTAACAATGTACCGGCATACGGCGGACTGGCCGCAGTCGATTGCTTTTTGGGGGCAACCGAGCCCTGTGAAGAGGATCCTTTGAACAAAGTCTGGCCCGGAGAGTTCAATTACGGCGGCGGCCATGTGATTCAGGATTTGATTGCCGGCCGAACCATCCATATGCGGGCCACGGGATATGGCACTTCATGTTATCCCAACCGGGAAGTGGAGCGCGAAATCACGCTGGATGATCTGCCCCAGGCCATCCTGTGCAACCCCAGAAACGGATATCAGAATTACAATTGCGCCATTAACCTGACCAATAAAACCATTTATACGTATCTCGGCACATTAAAACCAAAGGCGGGCAATGCCAACTATTCGACCGCCGGTCAGCTAAGCCCTTTATTCAATGATCCCTATTACAAAACCATCGGCCTGGGCACCCGGATTTTTTTAGGCGGCGGCGTGGGCTACGTCACCTGGCAAGGCACCCAGCATAAACCCTCTGCACAGCGCTCAAAAGGCGGAATTCCGATGAGCCCGGCCGGAACCCTTTGGGTGATGGGCGATCTCAAACAGATGTCGCCGGATTGGATTGTCGGGGTCAGTATGCAGGGATACGGGGTATCTTTGGCTGTCGGCCTGGGTGTTCCGATCCCCATCCTTAATGAGGAGATGGCCCGGTATACGGCAGTTTCGGATGCAGATATCCATACCCAGGTGGTCGACTACGGCAATGACTACCCTAACGGCGTGGACAGAAATTACGGGTATGTCAGTTATGCGGAATTAAAAAGCGGTGTTATCCGGATAGATGACAAAGAAATCCCCACGGTTCCTATATCCAGCGTGGTTAAAGCGCGGGAAATCGCCCGGCAGCTTAAAAAATGGATTGAAAAGGGGCAGTTTTTTATCGGCGAGCCCCAGTTTACACTTCCGGTCTGTTGA